The DNA segment CGATCCAGCTCCCGCCCCGACAGGGCGCCCGGGTCGCCAGGGCCGGCGAGTGAGAGACTCCTGGCGATGGCCTCGGCCGTGGTGGCGTGGTCGCCGGTCACCATCAGGGTCCGGATACCGGCTCGCCGGGCCTCCTGGACGCTCGCGGCCGCTTCGGCCCGGGGCGGGTCGATCATGCCCACCAAGCCCAGGAGGATCAGGTCTCGCTCCGCCGTCTCGGCCTCCAGAGGCTCAGGTACCGCGTCCCAGCTGCGGCAGGCTACCGCCAGCACCCGGAGGGCACCCCGGGCCATGCGGTCGTTGGCCTCCAGGATCCGGGCGCGTTCGGTCTCGTCCAGGAGGTCGGTCCCCTCCCCTCGCAGGATCCTGCTGCAGCGCTCCAGCACCAGATCCGGGGCGCCCTTGGTGAAGGCCAGAACCGGCCCGCGGCCAGCGAGGTCTCGGCGATCCCCCAGGACCACGCGGGCCTGGTCGCCCACCAGGTGGAAGGTGGTCATCCGCTTCCGATCTGAGTCGAAGGGGAGCTCCGCTTGCCGGGGCAAGGCCTGTTCGAGCTCTGTCAGTTCCAGCCCCAGGCGCCGGGCGGCCTCGAGCAGCGCCGTCTCGGTGGGATCCCCCACCGGGCGCCACACGCCGTCTTCCTCCTCCACCCTGGCGTCGTTGGCCAGGGCGGCCCCGGCCAGAAGCCAGGCCAGGTCAGCGGCAAGACCGTCTGCAGGGGGACCGGCCAGCAGGAGCGTGGCGGTGCCCGCTCCTCCACCCTCCCCGGTCGCCGCCTCCGGACCGTCCCCCGTACCATCAGTGGAGACGCCGTACTCGGCCACGGGCGTCACCAGGTGGGTGACGGTCATCCGGTTGAGGGTGAGGGTCCCCGTCTTGTCCGACGCGATGACCGTGGCCGTCCCCAGGGTCTCCACCGCCGGCAGCCTCCGCACGATGGCCCGTCGCTCTGCCATCCGCTGGACCCCGAGCGCCAGGACGATGGTGACGATGGCCGGCAGGCCTTCGGGGATGGCGGCCACGGCCAGGCTCACTGCAGTGAGGAGCATCTGGATGATGGGCTGGCCCCGCAGCAGGCCGACGATGAAGACCACCGCCACCAGCACCCCGGCGGCCAGGCCTAGAGTGCGCCCCACCTCCGCCATGCGCCGCTGGAGAGGCGTGGCCTCGGCAGGCTCGGATGCGAGCAGGCCTGCGATGCGTCCCAGGGCGGTGCGCATCCCGGTGGCGTAGACCACGGCCCGGGCCCGGCCATAGGCTACGGTGGTCCCGCTGAAGAGGAGGTTGCCGAGATCGCCCAGGCCGTGCACCCCGGTCGCGTCCAGGGGTGCGGGGCCTTTCTCGACGGGTTCCGATTCGCCCGTGAGGGCCGACTCGTCCACCCGGAGGGCGGCCGCCTCCAGGATGCGGGCATCGGCGGGAACGTGGTCGCCGGCCTCCACCTGGATCACGTCTCCCGGCACCAGCTCCTGGGCCGCCACCTCCCGCAGGTGGCCCTCGCGGACTACCCGGGCACCGGGAGCCCCCATCCGCTTCAGGGCCGCCAGCGAGG comes from the Limnochorda pilosa genome and includes:
- a CDS encoding cation-translocating P-type ATPase, encoding MTGAMSQRPQGAPSDDLRWATTDSLVVAQELGVAPDRGLSQEEAARRLAAHGPNRLEEPPGRSFARMLWDQVTEILVLILLGAAVLSAVLGEWADVAVILLIVVLNAFLGASQECRAEASLAALKRMGAPGARVVREGHLREVAAQELVPGDVIQVEAGDHVPADARILEAAALRVDESALTGESEPVEKGPAPLDATGVHGLGDLGNLLFSGTTVAYGRARAVVYATGMRTALGRIAGLLASEPAEATPLQRRMAEVGRTLGLAAGVLVAVVFIVGLLRGQPIIQMLLTAVSLAVAAIPEGLPAIVTIVLALGVQRMAERRAIVRRLPAVETLGTATVIASDKTGTLTLNRMTVTHLVTPVAEYGVSTDGTGDGPEAATGEGGGAGTATLLLAGPPADGLAADLAWLLAGAALANDARVEEEDGVWRPVGDPTETALLEAARRLGLELTELEQALPRQAELPFDSDRKRMTTFHLVGDQARVVLGDRRDLAGRGPVLAFTKGAPDLVLERCSRILRGEGTDLLDETERARILEANDRMARGALRVLAVACRSWDAVPEPLEAETAERDLILLGLVGMIDPPRAEAAASVQEARRAGIRTLMVTGDHATTAEAIARSLSLAGPGDPGALSGRELDRLDDEALRETVRRVSLFARVSPEHKLRIVRALKANGEVVAVTGDGVNDAPALKGADIGCAMGITGTDVAREAADMVLADDNYATIVSAVREGRVIYANIRKSIHYLLSCNVGEIVAIFFGIALGMGSPLTPIQILWVNLVTDGLPALALGVEPPEPGVMDRSPRNPRESVFGGGIGGLTIWQGALIGLLTLGVFAWARQMGDLARAQTLAFATLAFAQLAHSFNVRSAFGSLFRIGWFSNRPLLLAVATSGLLQCAVLVLPFLAPFFDVTGLSSREAAVIAAASVAPWVVVEGVKAVLRRRQPS